A genomic region of Rhipicephalus sanguineus isolate Rsan-2018 chromosome 3, BIME_Rsan_1.4, whole genome shotgun sequence contains the following coding sequences:
- the LOC119384970 gene encoding phospholipid-transporting ATPase ABCA3, with amino-acid sequence MSLAMSLVGDPALVILDECTSGVDPISRGRLFRAITRIQRSSGMAVLFTSHCMRECDQLCTRVGILSGGDFTRVGDTVALKQSATQGCTIVVKLTVAQSMQDGSIKEINRGIKREFPQSVIAEKREDQMRYRLKPNADYPLIWSEVIFKLHTLQQEIKFEDFLVNDTSLAEVFIGFARERKMVDFGENQVRYFERDQPATVVMIPPN; translated from the exons ATGTCTCTGGCCATGAGCCTGGTTGGAGACCCTGCGCTGGTCATCCTTGATGAGTGCACGTCTGGCGTGGACCCCATTTCCCGAGGCCGCCTGTTCCGCGCAATCACGCGCATCCAGCGCTCCAGCGGCATGGCTGTGCTGTTCACGTCCCACTG catgcgcGAGTGCGACCAGCTCTGCACTCGCGTCGGCATTCTGTCGGGTGGCGACTTCACGCGCGTCGGCGACACGGTGGCCCTGAAGCAGTCGGCCACCCAGGGCTGCACCATCGTGGTCAAGCTGACCGTGGCGCAGAGCATGCAAGACGGCTCCATCAAGGAGATCAACCGGGGCATCAAGCGCGAATTCCCCCAGTCGGTCATCGCCGAGAAGCGGGAG GATCAGATGCGCTACCGCCTGAAACCGAACGCCGACTACCCCCTCATCTGGAGCGAGGTGATCTTCAAACTGCACACGCTGCAGCAGGAGATCAAGTTTGAAGACTTTCTGGTCAACGACACCTCGCTCGCAGAGGTCTTCATCGGTTTCGCGCGCGAGCGCAAAATGGTGGACTTTGGCGAGAACCAGGTCCGCTACTTCGAGAGGGACCAGCCTGCCACTGTGGTCATGATCCCGCCTAATTAA